One segment of Bombus pascuorum chromosome 6, iyBomPasc1.1, whole genome shotgun sequence DNA contains the following:
- the LOC132908061 gene encoding homeodomain-interacting protein kinase 2 isoform X8 — MPFESRWPESAWNHTKAHGMCDMFIQTQQTSSVNGSSSSSSSSSNNTVHHHSKKRKLEYNVSQPVIQHALVQSTGDYQLDNTGLQQRYSVNGANTAFSSLHNNNALQKSSPNQQTLVRASTIKLLDTYQRCGQKRKTWSREGNGDGLAVHSANATNAVGSTVVSQHHNQQQQQLQQQQQQQQQQQHKQTGMTAHSKQVTNAANGGGGSNPQGDGDYQLVQHEVLYSMTNQYEVLEFLGRGTFGQVVKCWKKGTNEIVAIKILKNHPSYARQGQIEVSILSRLSQENADEFNFVRAYECFQHKSHTCLVFEMLEQNLYDFLKQNKFSPLPLKYIRPILQQVLTALLKLKQLGLIHADLKPENIMLVDPVRQPYRVKVIDFGSASHVSKAVCNTYLQSRYYRAPEIILGLPYCEAIDMWSLGCVVAELFLGWPLYPGSSEYDQIRYISQTQGLPTEHMLNNASKTTKFFYRDMDSTYPFWRLKTPEEHEAETGIKSKEARKYIFNCLDDIGQVNVPTDLEGGQLLAEKADRREFIDLLKRMLTMDQVERRITPGEALNHAFVTLAHLVDYAHCNNVKASVQMMEVCRRAGDFTASPAHHQAPPAPQPPPPTSLVANFVPTTNGSAVTFTFNNQLTNQVQRLVREHRTAQTGYDNLYQIYSNSSRRATQYSSSSSGSNSGRSGVHDFPHQLVPGLLCHPPSYQTMPSPAKHVVVAQPPQAQQGPLQIQPSIISQQAVAAAAAAAQQQYAAVPVSMVETGRQMLLTNAVQTSWPGGSRQMAAIVPSWQQLPPQHAAIQQPLLSDAGDWGRPLIVDGSAILQDQRPVFPVTEVYNTSALVEHPPQGWGKRSVTKHHQHHVTVPQQSQHRHEHKKETQQLSPVKKRVKESTPPSNMRRHSPSSSHWQQQPMQQHHHSSKHSSSHNVEHHQVTSGRQQTITIHDTPSPAVSVITISDSDDDTSGKCCGDQQCGTCQNLATRLSGDGRPVREEVIRSTQSTPRAVQPVQQTHSSSQSHTNGHVTAHSTSQRSQRKNIISCVTVGDSDGEASPGRAHNHLYQHLPQHSQHQQTTQLIKHEPQQQHHVSSSSSGYSSQSQKKRLLAKVQSECNMVNVATKPEPGVEYLAPHPCHAPACKEPPTYQYVTTSSAHPHLQEQHIVYTTGTDKRVSWPGKRAEYKHEYVQPPAAHSRDHQKWAVANTVHQYRQSQVVGSAAHPGHTHSHHGHPAHLSPGGGGGGRSPAGGAVIGSAQHLGQPLYQEYAHVRSRAHAVPPPVYVTAAPSQAPTAIQQQQVPTYQGFTPGWVPRHLVDACISSPLTLYDSSRALPPPAHHSSARPLLASHAAHPLPAHMQPTAVYGLAPLSPAKHQYQPSGLWFTE; from the exons ATGCCTTTTGAGAGCCGCTGGCCCGAATCAGCGTGGAACCATACAAAGGCACAT GGAATGTGTGACATGTTCATCCAAACACAGCAGACGAGTAGCGTCAAcggcagcagcagcagcagcagcagcagcagtaACAACACCGTTCACCACCACAGCAAGAAACGCAAGTTGGAGTACAACGTGAGTCAGCCGGTGATCCAACACGCATTGGTTCAATCGACCGGCGACTACCAATTAGACAATACCGGTCTGCAACAACGGTACTCCGTGAACGGTGCTAATACCGCATTTAGCTCGCTGCACAACAATAATGCGCTGCAGAAGAGTAGCCCGAACCAACAGACCCTGGTACGAGCCTCGACGATCAAGCTCTTAGACACGTACCAACGCTGTGGCCAGAAG AGAAAAACTTGGTCGAGGGAGGGTAATGGTGACGGCCTGGCAGTCCACTCCGCCAACGCGACGAACGCAGTGGGTAGTACTGTAGTGTCGCAACATCATAatcaacagcaacagcagctgcaacaacaacagcagcagcaacaacaacaacaacacaaGCAGACAGGCATGACGGCACACAGCAAGCAAGTAACCAACGCTGCCAATGGAGGCGGTGGCAGCAATCCCCAAGGAGATGGAGATTACCAGTTGGTACAGCACGAGGTTCTCTATTCTATGACTAATCAATATGAAGTCCTCGAATTTTTGGGCAGAGGTACTTTTGGACAG GTCGTAAAATGCTGGAAAAAGGGAACCAATGAAATAGTGGCCATCAAAATTCTGAAGAACCATCCATCTTATGCGCGCCAAGGGCAGATTGAG GTCTCCATCCTGTCTCGACTCAGTCAGGAAAATGCGGATGAGTTCAACTTTGTGCGCGCTTATGAGTGCTTTCAGCACAAATCCCATACCTGCTTGGTCTTTGAGATGCTAGAACAGAATCTGTATGATTTCCTGAAACAGAATAAATTTTCACCCCTACCCCTCAAATATATCAGACCGATTCTTCAACAAGTACTCACTGCTCTTTTGAAACTTAAG caatTGGGGTTAATTCACGCAGACCTTAAGCCGGAAAACATTATGTTGGTGGATCCAGTTCGTCAGCCTTACCGTGTAAAAGTTATTGATTTTGGGTCAGCTTCTCATGTATCTAAAGCTGTCTGCAACACGTATTTACAATCGCGATACTACCGTGCACCTGAAATTATACTTGGACTTCCATATTGTGAAGCAATAGATATGTGGTCGCTCGGCTGTGTGGTTGCGGAATTGTTTTTAGGATGGCCTCTATACCCTGGTAGTTCAGAATACGATCAGATTCGATACATAAGTCAGACGCAAGGCCTACCAACGGAACACATGTTAAACAATGCCAGTAAAACaacaaaattcttttacaGAGACATGGATA GTACATATCCATTTTGGCGATTAAAAACACCGGAAGAGCATGAGGCTGAAACTGGTATCAAATCAAAGGAAGCGAggaagtatatttttaattgtctcGATGATATTGGTCAAGTTAATGTCCCGACCGATTTGGAGGGTGGTCAACTTTTGGCAGAAAAAGCAGATAGAAGAGAGTTCATTGACCTCTTGAAGAGGATGCTCACAATGGACCAGGTA GAGCGCCGCATAACACCTGGGGAGGCTCTGAACCATGCCTTCGTTACGCTGGCCCATTTAGTCGATTATGCACATTGTAACAATGTTAAGGCTTCCGTCCAAATGATGGAGGTTTGCCGACGAGCCGGTGACTTCACTGCAAGTCCAGCGCATCATCAAGCTCCTCCAGCACCTCAACCACCACCACCAACATCATTGGTAGCTAATTTCGTGCCGACGACAAATGGTAGTGCCGTAACTTTCACCTTCAACAACCAGTTGACCAATCAAGTACAGCGATTGGTTAGGGAACATCGGACTGCGCAAACAGGATATGATAATCTG TATCAAATATACAGTAACAGTAGTCGTCGTGCGACTCAGTACAGTAGCTCGTCAAGTGGATCAAATAGCGGACGAAGTGGAGTGCACGACTTTCCACATCAATTGGTGCCTGGTCTACTTTGTCATCCACCCAGTTATCAGACGATGCCAAGTCCTGCAAAACACGTAGTTGTTGCTCAA CCTCCACAAGCGCAACAAGGCCCGTTACAAATTCAACCATCGATTATATCGCAGCAGGCCGTTGCTGCTGCAGCTGCAGCTGCCCAACAACAGTATGCAGCGGTTCCCGTATCTATGGTAGAAACTGGACGACAAATGTTACTAACC AACGCTGTACAAACCTCTTGGCCTGGTGGAAGTCGTCAAATGGCCGCTATCGTACCATCTTGGCAGCAGTTACCACCGCAACATGCAGCCATACAGCAGCCATTACTGAGTGATGCCGGAGATTGGGGAAGACCTCTTATCGTCGACGGTTCTGCTATTCTGCAG GATCAGAGGCCAGTATTTCCTGTCACGGAAGTATACAATACTAGTGCCCTTGTTGAGCATCCTCCTCAAGGTTGGGGCAAGCGTAGTGTTACGAAACATCATCAACATCATGTAACTGTACCTCAGCAGTCTCAACATAGGCACGAGCATAAAAAGGAAACGCAGCAGTTAAGTCCAGTGAAAAAGAGGGTAAAAGAAAGTACTCCACCGAGCAACATGAGACGGCATTCACCCTCCAGCAGTCATTGGCAACAACAACCCATGCAGCAACACCATCACAGCAGCAAACACAGCAGTAGTCATAATGTAGAACACCATCAAGTTACATCTGGTCGGCAGCAAACTATTACAATTCATGATACACCATCACCAGCAGTTTCTGTTATCACGATAAGTGATAGCGATGATGATACATCGGGCAAGTG CTGTGGAGATCAGCAATGTGGAACCTGTCAAAATTTGGCAACTCGCCTGTCTGGCGATGGACGTCCAGTCCGCGAGGAAGTCATTCGAAG TACGCAGTCAACACCACGCGCGGTTCAACCAGTACAGCAAACCCATTCAAGTAGTCAGTCGCATACTAATGGCCACGTAACAGCGCATAGTACATCTCAAAGATCgcaacgaaaaaatattatcagtTGTGTAACTGTCGGTGACAGCGATGGCGAAGCTAGTCCAGGTCGAGCGCATAATCATCTATACCAACATTTACCGCAACATTCTCAGCATCAACAAACTACGCAGTTAATTAAACACGAACCCCAACAGCAACATCACGTCAGCAG TAGCAGTTCTGGATATTCGTCTCAATCGCAAAAGAAACGTTTATTGGCCAAAGTACAGTCCGAATGCAATATGGTGAATGTTGCGACAAAACCGGAGCCCGGCGTTGAGTACCTTGCACCACATCCGTGTCACGCGCCAGCCTGTAAAGAACCACCGACCTATCag TATGTGACCACGAGTAGCGCGCATCCGCATCTCCAAGAGCAACACATTGTGTATACGACCGGCACGGACAAGCGGGTATCATGGCCTGGAAAGAGAGCTGAATACAAACACGAGTACGTTCAACCACCGGCTGCTCATTCCAGAGACCACCAGAAATGGGCGGTAGCGAATACTGTGCATCAGTATAG GCAGAGCCAGGTAGTGGGTTCGGCAGCCCATCCGGGTCATACCCACAGTCACCATGGGCATCCAGCCCACCTCAGTCCTGggggcggtggcggtggcagAAGTCCTGCAGGGGGGGCTGTAATAGGAAGTGCCCAGCATCTGGGACAGCCCCTGTACCAGGAGTACGCTCATGTGCGTTCAAGAGCCCATGCCGTGCCACCCCCGGTATACGTAACTGCCGCGCCTTCTCAGGCTCCCACTGCTATCCAGCAGCAACAAGTGCCCACCTATCAGGGATTCACACCCGGGTGGGTACCTAGACACCTAGTTGATGCATGCAT CTCGTCTCCATTAACGTTGTATGATTCTAGTCGAGCGTTGCCACCACCAGCTCATCATAGCTCGGCCAGACCGTTGCTGGCAAGTCATGCAGCGCATCCACTGCCTGCACATATGCAGCCAACAGCCGTTTATGGATTGGCCCCACTTTCACCGGCCAAACATCAATATCAACCTTCTGGTTTGTGGTTCACCGAGTAA
- the LOC132908061 gene encoding homeodomain-interacting protein kinase 2 isoform X10, producing MPFESRWPESAWNHTKAHGMCDMFIQTQQTSSVNGSSSSSSSSSNNTVHHHSKKRKLEYNVSQPVIQHALVQSTGDYQLDNTGLQQRYSVNGANTAFSSLHNNNALQKSSPNQQTLVRASTIKLLDTYQRCGQKRKTWSREGNGDGLAVHSANATNAVGSTVVSQHHNQQQQQLQQQQQQQQQQQHKQTGMTAHSKQVTNAANGGGGSNPQGDGDYQLVQHEVLYSMTNQYEVLEFLGRGTFGQVVKCWKKGTNEIVAIKILKNHPSYARQGQIEVSILSRLSQENADEFNFVRAYECFQHKSHTCLVFEMLEQNLYDFLKQNKFSPLPLKYIRPILQQVLTALLKLKQLGLIHADLKPENIMLVDPVRQPYRVKVIDFGSASHVSKAVCNTYLQSRYYRAPEIILGLPYCEAIDMWSLGCVVAELFLGWPLYPGSSEYDQIRYISQTQGLPTEHMLNNASKTTKFFYRDMDSTYPFWRLKTPEEHEAETGIKSKEARKYIFNCLDDIGQVNVPTDLEGGQLLAEKADRREFIDLLKRMLTMDQVERRITPGEALNHAFVTLAHLVDYAHCNNVKASVQMMEVCRRAGDFTASPAHHQAPPAPQPPPPTSLVANFVPTTNGSAVTFTFNNQLTNQVQRLVREHRTAQTGYDNLYQIYSNSSRRATQYSSSSSGSNSGRSGVHDFPHQLVPGLLCHPPSYQTMPSPAKHVVVAQPPQAQQGPLQIQPSIISQQAVAAAAAAAQQQYAAVPVSMVETGRQMLLTNAVQTSWPGGSRQMAAIVPSWQQLPPQHAAIQQPLLSDAGDWGRPLIVDGSAILQDQRPVFPVTEVYNTSALVEHPPQGWGKRSVTKHHQHHVTVPQQSQHRHEHKKETQQLSPVKKRVKESTPPSNMRRHSPSSSHWQQQPMQQHHHSSKHSSSHNVEHHQVTSGRQQTITIHDTPSPAVSVITISDSDDDTSGKCCGDQQCGTCQNLATRLSGDGRPVREEVIRSTQSTPRAVQPVQQTHSSSQSHTNGHVTAHSTSQRSQRKNIISCVTVGDSDGEASPGRAHNHLYQHLPQHSQHQQTTQLIKHEPQQQHHVSSSSSGYSSQSQKKRLLAKVQSECNMVNVATKPEPGVEYLAPHPCHAPACKEPPTYQDDAYDMHDYFLQYVTTSSAHPHLQEQHIVYTTGTDKRVSWPGKRAEYKHEYVQPPAAHSRDHQKWAVANTVHQYRQSQVVGSAAHPGHTHSHHGHPAHLSPGGGGGGRSPAGGAVIGSAQHLGQPLYQEYAHVRSRAHAVPPPVYVTAAPSQAPTAIQQQQVPTYQGFTPGRALPPPAHHSSARPLLASHAAHPLPAHMQPTAVYGLAPLSPAKHQYQPSGLWFTE from the exons ATGCCTTTTGAGAGCCGCTGGCCCGAATCAGCGTGGAACCATACAAAGGCACAT GGAATGTGTGACATGTTCATCCAAACACAGCAGACGAGTAGCGTCAAcggcagcagcagcagcagcagcagcagcagtaACAACACCGTTCACCACCACAGCAAGAAACGCAAGTTGGAGTACAACGTGAGTCAGCCGGTGATCCAACACGCATTGGTTCAATCGACCGGCGACTACCAATTAGACAATACCGGTCTGCAACAACGGTACTCCGTGAACGGTGCTAATACCGCATTTAGCTCGCTGCACAACAATAATGCGCTGCAGAAGAGTAGCCCGAACCAACAGACCCTGGTACGAGCCTCGACGATCAAGCTCTTAGACACGTACCAACGCTGTGGCCAGAAG AGAAAAACTTGGTCGAGGGAGGGTAATGGTGACGGCCTGGCAGTCCACTCCGCCAACGCGACGAACGCAGTGGGTAGTACTGTAGTGTCGCAACATCATAatcaacagcaacagcagctgcaacaacaacagcagcagcaacaacaacaacaacacaaGCAGACAGGCATGACGGCACACAGCAAGCAAGTAACCAACGCTGCCAATGGAGGCGGTGGCAGCAATCCCCAAGGAGATGGAGATTACCAGTTGGTACAGCACGAGGTTCTCTATTCTATGACTAATCAATATGAAGTCCTCGAATTTTTGGGCAGAGGTACTTTTGGACAG GTCGTAAAATGCTGGAAAAAGGGAACCAATGAAATAGTGGCCATCAAAATTCTGAAGAACCATCCATCTTATGCGCGCCAAGGGCAGATTGAG GTCTCCATCCTGTCTCGACTCAGTCAGGAAAATGCGGATGAGTTCAACTTTGTGCGCGCTTATGAGTGCTTTCAGCACAAATCCCATACCTGCTTGGTCTTTGAGATGCTAGAACAGAATCTGTATGATTTCCTGAAACAGAATAAATTTTCACCCCTACCCCTCAAATATATCAGACCGATTCTTCAACAAGTACTCACTGCTCTTTTGAAACTTAAG caatTGGGGTTAATTCACGCAGACCTTAAGCCGGAAAACATTATGTTGGTGGATCCAGTTCGTCAGCCTTACCGTGTAAAAGTTATTGATTTTGGGTCAGCTTCTCATGTATCTAAAGCTGTCTGCAACACGTATTTACAATCGCGATACTACCGTGCACCTGAAATTATACTTGGACTTCCATATTGTGAAGCAATAGATATGTGGTCGCTCGGCTGTGTGGTTGCGGAATTGTTTTTAGGATGGCCTCTATACCCTGGTAGTTCAGAATACGATCAGATTCGATACATAAGTCAGACGCAAGGCCTACCAACGGAACACATGTTAAACAATGCCAGTAAAACaacaaaattcttttacaGAGACATGGATA GTACATATCCATTTTGGCGATTAAAAACACCGGAAGAGCATGAGGCTGAAACTGGTATCAAATCAAAGGAAGCGAggaagtatatttttaattgtctcGATGATATTGGTCAAGTTAATGTCCCGACCGATTTGGAGGGTGGTCAACTTTTGGCAGAAAAAGCAGATAGAAGAGAGTTCATTGACCTCTTGAAGAGGATGCTCACAATGGACCAGGTA GAGCGCCGCATAACACCTGGGGAGGCTCTGAACCATGCCTTCGTTACGCTGGCCCATTTAGTCGATTATGCACATTGTAACAATGTTAAGGCTTCCGTCCAAATGATGGAGGTTTGCCGACGAGCCGGTGACTTCACTGCAAGTCCAGCGCATCATCAAGCTCCTCCAGCACCTCAACCACCACCACCAACATCATTGGTAGCTAATTTCGTGCCGACGACAAATGGTAGTGCCGTAACTTTCACCTTCAACAACCAGTTGACCAATCAAGTACAGCGATTGGTTAGGGAACATCGGACTGCGCAAACAGGATATGATAATCTG TATCAAATATACAGTAACAGTAGTCGTCGTGCGACTCAGTACAGTAGCTCGTCAAGTGGATCAAATAGCGGACGAAGTGGAGTGCACGACTTTCCACATCAATTGGTGCCTGGTCTACTTTGTCATCCACCCAGTTATCAGACGATGCCAAGTCCTGCAAAACACGTAGTTGTTGCTCAA CCTCCACAAGCGCAACAAGGCCCGTTACAAATTCAACCATCGATTATATCGCAGCAGGCCGTTGCTGCTGCAGCTGCAGCTGCCCAACAACAGTATGCAGCGGTTCCCGTATCTATGGTAGAAACTGGACGACAAATGTTACTAACC AACGCTGTACAAACCTCTTGGCCTGGTGGAAGTCGTCAAATGGCCGCTATCGTACCATCTTGGCAGCAGTTACCACCGCAACATGCAGCCATACAGCAGCCATTACTGAGTGATGCCGGAGATTGGGGAAGACCTCTTATCGTCGACGGTTCTGCTATTCTGCAG GATCAGAGGCCAGTATTTCCTGTCACGGAAGTATACAATACTAGTGCCCTTGTTGAGCATCCTCCTCAAGGTTGGGGCAAGCGTAGTGTTACGAAACATCATCAACATCATGTAACTGTACCTCAGCAGTCTCAACATAGGCACGAGCATAAAAAGGAAACGCAGCAGTTAAGTCCAGTGAAAAAGAGGGTAAAAGAAAGTACTCCACCGAGCAACATGAGACGGCATTCACCCTCCAGCAGTCATTGGCAACAACAACCCATGCAGCAACACCATCACAGCAGCAAACACAGCAGTAGTCATAATGTAGAACACCATCAAGTTACATCTGGTCGGCAGCAAACTATTACAATTCATGATACACCATCACCAGCAGTTTCTGTTATCACGATAAGTGATAGCGATGATGATACATCGGGCAAGTG CTGTGGAGATCAGCAATGTGGAACCTGTCAAAATTTGGCAACTCGCCTGTCTGGCGATGGACGTCCAGTCCGCGAGGAAGTCATTCGAAG TACGCAGTCAACACCACGCGCGGTTCAACCAGTACAGCAAACCCATTCAAGTAGTCAGTCGCATACTAATGGCCACGTAACAGCGCATAGTACATCTCAAAGATCgcaacgaaaaaatattatcagtTGTGTAACTGTCGGTGACAGCGATGGCGAAGCTAGTCCAGGTCGAGCGCATAATCATCTATACCAACATTTACCGCAACATTCTCAGCATCAACAAACTACGCAGTTAATTAAACACGAACCCCAACAGCAACATCACGTCAGCAG TAGCAGTTCTGGATATTCGTCTCAATCGCAAAAGAAACGTTTATTGGCCAAAGTACAGTCCGAATGCAATATGGTGAATGTTGCGACAAAACCGGAGCCCGGCGTTGAGTACCTTGCACCACATCCGTGTCACGCGCCAGCCTGTAAAGAACCACCGACCTATCag GATGATGCCTATGACATGCATGACTACTTCTTGCAGTATGTGACCACGAGTAGCGCGCATCCGCATCTCCAAGAGCAACACATTGTGTATACGACCGGCACGGACAAGCGGGTATCATGGCCTGGAAAGAGAGCTGAATACAAACACGAGTACGTTCAACCACCGGCTGCTCATTCCAGAGACCACCAGAAATGGGCGGTAGCGAATACTGTGCATCAGTATAG GCAGAGCCAGGTAGTGGGTTCGGCAGCCCATCCGGGTCATACCCACAGTCACCATGGGCATCCAGCCCACCTCAGTCCTGggggcggtggcggtggcagAAGTCCTGCAGGGGGGGCTGTAATAGGAAGTGCCCAGCATCTGGGACAGCCCCTGTACCAGGAGTACGCTCATGTGCGTTCAAGAGCCCATGCCGTGCCACCCCCGGTATACGTAACTGCCGCGCCTTCTCAGGCTCCCACTGCTATCCAGCAGCAACAAGTGCCCACCTATCAGGGATTCACACCCGG TCGAGCGTTGCCACCACCAGCTCATCATAGCTCGGCCAGACCGTTGCTGGCAAGTCATGCAGCGCATCCACTGCCTGCACATATGCAGCCAACAGCCGTTTATGGATTGGCCCCACTTTCACCGGCCAAACATCAATATCAACCTTCTGGTTTGTGGTTCACCGAGTAA